A stretch of Ligilactobacillus faecis DNA encodes these proteins:
- a CDS encoding L-lactate dehydrogenase, whose translation MRKLGVIGIGNVGVTVAYTLVSQGIVDELVMIDTNDKKVLAEKLDFEDAMPRLPYHTKIKIQDYAALSDADVVITAFGDIEASIKTGNRFAEFKINSKNAVEVGTKLKEVGFKGVLINISNPCDAITTILQRETGLPKERVFGTGTFLDTARMQHVVGDYLNQDSRNVDGFVLGEHGNSQFTAWSTVRVNNKPLAEVISLDEIASLDGKPSEGAWIVASGKGYTSYAIATCGVRLAQAVMSDAKLFAPASVYVEEFGTYLGYPAIIGANGAEKVVPLELTAEEVEKLNESVAYIKEHVEQLG comes from the coding sequence TTGAGAAAATTAGGTGTGATCGGGATCGGGAATGTTGGCGTAACTGTCGCTTATACTCTTGTTTCCCAAGGAATCGTTGATGAATTAGTTATGATCGATACAAATGACAAAAAGGTCTTAGCAGAAAAACTTGATTTTGAAGATGCGATGCCACGTTTGCCATACCACACAAAGATCAAGATCCAAGATTATGCAGCTTTGAGCGATGCAGATGTTGTGATCACGGCATTTGGTGATATCGAGGCTAGCATCAAGACGGGTAATCGTTTTGCTGAATTTAAGATCAATAGTAAAAATGCCGTCGAAGTGGGCACAAAGCTCAAAGAAGTTGGTTTTAAAGGCGTTTTGATCAATATCTCAAATCCATGTGATGCGATCACGACGATCTTACAACGAGAGACTGGCTTGCCAAAAGAACGAGTTTTTGGAACCGGAACATTTCTCGATACTGCGCGGATGCAACACGTAGTAGGTGACTACTTAAACCAAGATAGTCGAAATGTCGATGGTTTTGTTTTAGGCGAACACGGAAATTCCCAATTTACAGCGTGGTCGACCGTTCGCGTCAACAATAAGCCTTTAGCTGAAGTGATCAGTTTAGACGAGATCGCTTCTTTAGATGGAAAACCATCAGAAGGTGCGTGGATCGTTGCAAGTGGCAAAGGCTATACATCTTATGCGATCGCTACATGTGGGGTTCGTTTGGCTCAAGCCGTAATGTCAGACGCCAAGCTTTTTGCGCCAGCTTCAGTTTATGTTGAAGAATTTGGAACTTATTTAGGGTATCCAGCGATCATTGGCGCAAACGGAGCCGAAAAAGTCGTTCCGTTAGAATTGACTGCAGAAGAAGTTGAAAAACTAAATGAATCAGTCGCTTATATCAAAGAACACGTTGAACAATTAGGTTAA
- the yajC gene encoding preprotein translocase subunit YajC: protein MNSSISTILMFVVFIALMYFMMIRPQKKQQQQHQEMMNALKPGDQVVTIGGLHGVVSEVNQEKNLVTIDCDGVYLDFTRSAIARVTKKATAKVEEAEEKTVETTTETSSVVEKETTDEDK from the coding sequence GTGAATTCTTCAATTTCAACAATTTTAATGTTTGTGGTCTTCATCGCTTTGATGTACTTTATGATGATCCGTCCACAAAAGAAGCAACAACAACAACATCAAGAAATGATGAACGCTTTGAAGCCAGGCGATCAAGTCGTAACGATCGGTGGCTTACACGGTGTTGTAAGTGAAGTCAACCAAGAAAAAAATCTCGTAACGATCGATTGTGATGGTGTTTACCTTGATTTCACACGTTCAGCGATCGCACGAGTAACTAAAAAAGCTACTGCTAAAGTCGAAGAAGCAGAAGAAAAAACAGTTGAAACAACGACTGAAACAAGCTCTGTCGTTGAAAAAGAAACGACTGACGAAGATAAATAA
- the tgt gene encoding tRNA guanosine(34) transglycosylase Tgt has protein sequence MTEPAIKYRLIKKEKHTGARLGEIITPHGTFETPMFMPVGTQATVKSISPEELKAMGAGIILSNTYHLWLRPGEDLVKEAGGLHKFMNWDQGILTDSGGFQVFSLADMRNITEEGVHFKSHLNGAPLFLSPEKAIQIENALGADIMMSFDECPPFFESYDYIKKSVERTSRWAERGLKAHQNPETQALFGIVQGGGHEDLRKLSARDLVSLDFPGYSIGGLSVGESKAEMNRVLDFTTPLLPENKPRYLMGVGSPDALIDGALRGVDMFDCVLPTRIARNGTCMTSHGRLVVKNAKYARDFSPIDDNCDCYTCRNFTRAYVRHLFKADETFGLRLTSYHNLYFLINLMKQVRQAIRDDNLLEFREHFFEEYGLNVKNPKNF, from the coding sequence ATGACGGAACCAGCGATCAAATATCGGTTGATAAAAAAAGAAAAGCATACTGGTGCGCGTTTAGGTGAGATCATTACGCCCCACGGGACATTTGAGACACCAATGTTTATGCCAGTCGGAACGCAAGCAACAGTCAAATCGATCTCGCCTGAAGAGCTCAAAGCAATGGGCGCAGGGATCATTTTATCTAATACGTATCATTTATGGTTACGCCCGGGTGAAGATCTAGTCAAAGAAGCAGGTGGCTTGCATAAGTTTATGAATTGGGATCAAGGGATCTTGACTGATTCAGGTGGGTTTCAAGTCTTTTCTTTAGCTGATATGCGCAATATCACTGAAGAAGGGGTCCATTTCAAGAGCCATTTGAACGGAGCCCCGTTATTTCTTTCGCCAGAAAAAGCGATCCAGATCGAAAATGCTTTAGGCGCAGATATCATGATGAGTTTTGATGAATGTCCACCTTTCTTTGAAAGTTATGACTATATCAAAAAATCAGTCGAACGGACGAGTCGTTGGGCTGAACGTGGACTGAAGGCTCACCAAAATCCTGAAACACAGGCGCTTTTTGGAATCGTCCAAGGTGGGGGGCATGAAGATCTCCGGAAGCTGAGTGCACGTGATCTTGTCTCTTTAGATTTCCCAGGTTATTCGATCGGGGGACTTTCAGTCGGTGAGTCGAAAGCTGAGATGAACCGCGTGTTAGATTTTACTACGCCTTTACTACCTGAAAATAAACCGCGTTATCTAATGGGAGTCGGGTCACCTGACGCTTTGATCGATGGCGCTTTGCGCGGGGTCGACATGTTTGACTGTGTCTTGCCGACACGGATCGCACGCAACGGGACATGTATGACTTCACACGGTCGTTTAGTCGTCAAAAATGCTAAATATGCTCGTGACTTCTCACCGATCGATGATAACTGCGATTGCTATACATGTCGGAACTTTACGCGGGCTTATGTGCGGCATTTATTCAAGGCCGATGAAACTTTTGGCTTACGGTTGACGAGTTATCATAATCTCTACTTCTTGATCAATTTGATGAAGCAAGTGCGCCAAGCGATCAGAGATGATAACTTACTTGAATTTAGAGAGCATTTCTTTGAAGAGTACGGTTTGAATGTTAAAAATCCCAAAAACTTTTAA
- the queA gene encoding tRNA preQ1(34) S-adenosylmethionine ribosyltransferase-isomerase QueA yields MTDKHLTTEDFDYYLPEELIAQTPLEERDQSRMLVLDSKTGAYQDDYFYDVIDHLEPGDALVMNDSRVLPARIYGVKPETGGHLEVLLLNNIEGDKWETLVKPAKRAKVGTKISFGDGALTATVLEELDHGGRIVEFHYEGIFLEVLESLGEMPLPPYIKEKLDDPEMYQTVYSKEVGSAAAPTAGLHFTKELLEKIEAKGVKLVYLTLHVGLGTFRPVSVDNIEDHKMHSEFYRLSKEAAQTLNEVKQNGGKIVATGTTSIRTLETIGSKFNGEIKADSGWTDIFIKPGYEWKVVDAFITNFHLPKSTLVMLVAAFTGRENILRAYEHAVAEKYRFFSFGDAMFIY; encoded by the coding sequence TTGACAGACAAACATTTAACGACGGAAGATTTTGACTACTATTTACCAGAAGAATTGATCGCACAAACGCCTTTAGAAGAACGCGATCAGTCGCGCATGCTCGTGTTAGATTCGAAAACAGGTGCCTACCAAGATGACTATTTTTATGATGTGATCGATCATCTTGAGCCAGGTGATGCGTTAGTGATGAACGATTCTCGTGTTTTGCCAGCACGGATCTATGGCGTAAAACCAGAAACAGGTGGACATTTAGAAGTATTACTATTAAATAACATTGAAGGCGACAAGTGGGAAACTTTAGTCAAACCAGCTAAGCGTGCTAAAGTCGGCACAAAGATCAGTTTTGGTGATGGCGCTTTGACTGCGACCGTTTTAGAAGAATTAGATCACGGTGGTCGGATCGTAGAATTCCATTATGAGGGGATCTTTTTAGAAGTTTTAGAAAGTTTAGGTGAGATGCCTTTACCACCATATATCAAAGAAAAGTTAGACGATCCTGAGATGTATCAAACTGTTTATTCAAAAGAAGTCGGTTCAGCAGCCGCTCCAACAGCTGGGCTACATTTTACTAAAGAATTGCTAGAAAAGATCGAAGCTAAAGGTGTTAAATTAGTTTATTTGACGTTACATGTTGGTCTGGGGACTTTTAGACCTGTTAGTGTCGATAATATCGAAGATCATAAGATGCACAGTGAGTTTTATCGTCTCTCCAAAGAAGCTGCGCAAACGCTAAATGAAGTCAAACAAAATGGGGGCAAGATCGTGGCGACAGGAACGACTTCGATCCGAACGCTTGAAACGATCGGTTCCAAATTCAATGGTGAGATCAAAGCTGACAGTGGTTGGACAGATATTTTCATCAAACCAGGTTATGAATGGAAAGTCGTTGATGCTTTCATTACGAATTTCCATTTGCCAAAATCAACGTTAGTGATGTTAGTGGCCGCCTTTACGGGGCGTGAAAATATTTTACGAGCATATGAACATGCAGTTGCAGAAAAGTATCGCTTCTTTAGTTTTGGCGATGCGATGTTTATCTACTAA
- the ruvB gene encoding Holliday junction branch migration DNA helicase RuvB — protein MEDERLLSNELEQSEQVAEYSLRPKELQSYIGQEKLKQKINVYIQAAKQRSESLDHVLLYGPPGLGKTTLATIIANELGVAIKTTTGPAIERPGDLVALLNELEPGDVLFIDEIHRMQKSIEEILYSAMEDYYIDIIVGQDATAHPVRFPLPPFTLIGATTKAGMLSAPLRARFGIVERMDYYTKEELAQIVTRSAQVFETQISTTGALEIASRSRGTPRVANRLLKRVRDFAEVARKPEIDLETVRYALTMLHVDEKGLDETDHKVLHTMIELYGGGPVGLNTLAANLGEETETLADMIEPYLMQIGFIKRTARGRMVTPKAYEYLGIPFTQN, from the coding sequence ATGGAGGATGAGCGCTTGCTTTCAAATGAGCTCGAGCAAAGTGAACAAGTAGCGGAATATAGTTTACGTCCAAAAGAGTTGCAAAGCTATATCGGGCAAGAAAAACTCAAGCAAAAGATCAATGTCTATATTCAAGCTGCTAAACAGCGTTCTGAGTCGCTCGATCATGTTCTGCTCTATGGACCACCAGGTTTAGGGAAAACGACTTTAGCAACGATCATTGCTAATGAACTTGGAGTTGCGATCAAAACGACAACGGGACCTGCGATCGAGCGCCCAGGCGATCTCGTGGCACTGTTAAATGAACTTGAACCAGGTGATGTCTTATTTATCGATGAGATCCACCGAATGCAAAAAAGTATTGAAGAGATCTTGTATTCGGCGATGGAAGATTATTATATCGATATCATCGTTGGGCAAGATGCGACTGCTCATCCAGTGCGCTTTCCGTTACCACCATTTACATTGATCGGAGCAACTACCAAGGCGGGAATGTTATCTGCGCCTTTACGAGCGCGCTTTGGGATCGTTGAGCGTATGGATTACTACACTAAAGAAGAATTAGCGCAGATCGTGACCCGTTCAGCCCAAGTTTTTGAGACTCAGATCAGTACGACTGGGGCTTTAGAGATCGCTAGTCGTTCGCGAGGTACGCCTCGGGTCGCTAATCGCTTGTTAAAGCGTGTCCGAGATTTTGCTGAAGTTGCACGTAAACCAGAGATCGATCTTGAAACAGTCCGCTATGCTTTGACGATGCTTCATGTTGATGAAAAAGGTCTGGATGAAACAGATCACAAAGTCTTGCATACGATGATCGAACTTTATGGTGGCGGACCAGTTGGTCTCAATACTTTAGCGGCTAATTTAGGTGAAGAAACAGAGACGTTGGCCGATATGATCGAGCCATATTTGATGCAGATCGGTTTTATCAAACGAACTGCACGGGGACGAATGGTGACCCCAAAAGCTTATGAATATTTAGGGATCCCATTTACCCAAAATTGA
- the ruvA gene encoding Holliday junction branch migration protein RuvA — MYEYIIGKIVKITPRYLVLECNGIGYLIYVANPFRYQVDQVAEQKIYVHQAVREQEMTLYGFYDEAEKQLFLKLLNVSGIGPKSALAILASEDHSGLINAIEQEDDGYLTNFPGIGKKTAKQIILDLKGKLTELTQVQMLGQQGITLTKEPTPYLTETLEALNALGYTKTEVKKIAKKLEDYQGDSTDAYLRQALRLLMKK, encoded by the coding sequence ATGTATGAATATATAATCGGTAAGATCGTTAAGATCACTCCGCGCTATCTTGTTTTAGAGTGTAATGGGATCGGCTATTTGATCTACGTTGCTAACCCATTTCGGTATCAAGTCGATCAAGTAGCTGAACAAAAGATCTATGTCCATCAAGCAGTGCGGGAACAAGAGATGACACTCTATGGTTTCTATGACGAAGCTGAAAAACAACTCTTTTTAAAATTGCTAAATGTTTCTGGGATCGGTCCTAAAAGTGCCTTAGCTATTTTAGCAAGTGAAGATCACAGTGGATTGATCAATGCGATCGAACAAGAAGATGATGGCTATTTAACAAATTTCCCAGGGATCGGTAAAAAAACTGCTAAGCAGATCATTTTAGATCTGAAAGGCAAGTTGACAGAACTCACCCAAGTACAAATGTTAGGCCAACAAGGGATCACGTTGACGAAAGAACCGACGCCATATTTGACAGAAACATTAGAAGCTTTAAATGCTTTAGGCTATACTAAAACAGAGGTCAAAAAGATCGCTAAAAAGCTGGAAGATTATCAAGGTGATTCGACCGATGCTTATTTACGCCAAGCTTTACGTCTATTAATGAAAAAATAA